The Gloeobacter morelensis MG652769 genome contains the following window.
GTCGAGGAGGGGCAGCAGGTACGCCGGGGCCAGGTGGTGGCTGTGCTCGACAGGCGCGCTCGGCTCGCGGCGGCCCTTGCCCAGACCTCCCGGCAGGTGGAGGTGGCCCAGGCCCGCCTAGCCCAGGTGCAGGCCGGGGCGAAGGCGGGAGATCTAGGCGCGCAGCGCTCGGCGATTGCCCGGCTGGCGGCGGAGCTGCGCATTGCCCAAAGGGAGTTGCAGCGCTTCGAGGCCCTTCACGATACCGGGGCGATTTCCGCTTCGCAGCTTGACGACAAACGCCTGGTGGTCGAGACCCTGAACGGGCAACTGCAGCAGGCCCGCTCGGCCCTGGTCGCCATCGCCGAGGTGCGCCCGACGGATCTGCGCACCGCCGCTGCCGAAATTGCGGCGGCGCGGGCAGTTGAGGCGCGCGCGCGCGCCGAACTGGATACCGCCTACGTGCGGGCCTTGCAGGACGGCCGCATTCTCAAAATCCGTACCCGCCCCGGCGAAATGGTCAGCGGCGAGCCTATCGCCGAGATGGGGCGCACCGAGCGGATGGAGGCGGTGGCCGAGGTTTACGAGGACGACCTGTCCCGCCTGCGGGTCGGCCAAAAGGCCAGCGTCCGCAGTCTCAATGGCGCCTTTTCCGGCCGATTGCAAGGAACGGTCTACCGGATCGTGCCGCTCATCGGCAAAAAAGACGTCCTCGACACCGACCCGGCCGCCGATGTCGACGCGCGGGTAGCGGAGGTGCGCATTCGCCTGGATGCGGCCGACAGCCGCCGGGTGGCGGATCTGACCAACCTGAAAGTCGAGGTGGCCATCGATGGATAGCTTCCGGATGCCTCTGGCCTGGCTGCAACTGCGGCGCGAGCGCACCCGCCTGCTGGTGGGCGTTTCGGGGATCACCTTCGCCGTGGTGTTGATCTTCATGCAGATGGGCTTTCGCTCCGCCCTGTTCGACTCGGCAGTCGGCATGCACAGCGGCCTGCAGGGCGAAATTGTGCTCATCAGCCCGCGCTCGGTGGCGCTGATTGCTATGGAGCAATTTTCGAAGCGCACACTCTACCAGGCTTTGGGTACGGCCGGGGTGGCTTCTGTCAGCCCCATCTATGTCGAATCCGCCCTCTGGCGCAATCCCGAAACGCGCGTCACCCGCAATATCCGCGTCTACGGCTTCAACCCAAACGAGCACGTCTTTGCCCTGCCCGGTGTGACCGAGCAGCGCCCGTTGCTCAATGAACCGGATACCGTCCTGTTTGATCGCGGATCGCGCTCGGAATACGGGCCGGTGCCCCGGCTGATCGAGCGCCAGGGCGAAGTGGTGACCGAGGTGGACGAGCGGCGGGTGAGCGTGCGAGGCCTGATCACCCTCGGGGTCAGTTTCGGCTCCGACGGCCACCTGATCACCAGCGACCAAAATTTCCTGCGCATCTTCGCCAAGCGCCGCAGCAAAGGATTCATCGACATCGGCCTCATCCGGCTGGTGCCGGGTACTGACACCGCCCGGGTACTCGCGGATCTGCGCGCGCGCCTGCCGCAGAACGTGCGGGTGCTCACCAAGCAAGAGTACAAAGACTTCGAGGTCAACTACTGGAACACCAGCACGCCCATCGGCTTCACCTTCACCCTGGGAGCGATTATGGGTTTCGTGGTGGGGTCGATCATCGTCTACCAGGTGCTCTACACCGATGTCGCCGAACACCTGGCCGAGTACGCCACCCTCAAGGCAATCGGCTACGGCGACCGCTACTTTCTGGGGGTGGTCTTTCAGTCGGCTGTGATCCTGGCGGCGCTTGGCTTTGTGCCGGGGCTCGCCATCGCCTGGGGGCTGTATGAACTGACCCGCAGCGCCACATTGCTGCCGTTGTTTATGGTGGTGGACAGGAGCCTGCTGGTTCTGGGGCTCACCTTCGGAATGTGTCTTCTCTCCGGAATGGTCGCCGTGCGCAAGTTGCGCGACGCCGATCCGGCCGATATTTTCTAGGAGCAGTGCCCGTGGCCACCGATAGAGCGAACGCGCCTTCCCCCCGCAAACGAGCCACGGCCCGCGGGGAAAAGACGCGCGCGGCGATTTTGCACACCGCGGCGCAACTCGCTTCGGTCGAGGGACTGGAAAATCTTTCTATTGGCCGCCTGGCTACCGAACTGGGCCGCAGCAAGAGCGGACTGTTTGCCCACTTCGGCTCGCTCACCGAGCTGCAGCTGGCCATCATCGAGCAGGCGCGGGCAATTTTCTCAGCCGAAGTGCTGGAGCGCCTCTCGCCCGAAAGCCGGGGCCTGGCCGCTCTGGAGCAACTGTGCGACGCCTGGCTTGGCTATATCGAGCGGGAGGTATTTGCGGGGGGCTGTTTTTTTATGGCGATCTCGACTGAGTTCGACAGCCGCCCCGGCCCTGTGCGCGAGAAGCTGGCGCTGTTTATGGGCTACTGGCTTGGGAATTTGGAGCGGCGGATCCGCGAAGCGCAGGAGCTGGGCGAACTGCCTGCCGACATCGAACCGGCGCAACTGGCCTTTGAGATCCACGCCCTCGGCATGGGTGCCAACTGGGCCTTGCAGCTGTTCGATGATCCAAAAGCTCTGCAAAGAGCCAGGCTCGCTATCCGGGAGCGCCTGGCACAACTTGCCGGCGGACCAATCGATCTCTAGCGCTCAGTGCAAGTATCCTCTGGACAGATCGCGGTGTTCGGTTTGTCCGCAACCGCCAGTATCATCGTTGCCGGCGATTATCTGGCCTCGGGCTGCGGTCGTCAGAGTCGCCTTGCAGCGGCGGAGTCGTTCCTGTTCGAAGCGCCCGAACTGGTTGGTTTTGGTATTCGGTGGCTGGAGCGCTTCTGCGCCCGCCTCAGGTGCCCACCTTGCTCAGGTACTGATGAATAAACTGCACGGCGATTGAGCCTTCGCCCACCCCGGAAGCCACCCGCTTGACCGATTTGCAGCGCACGTCGCCCGCCACAAAGATGCCCGGCACGCTGGTCTCAAGCAAAAATGGGTCGCGATCGAGCGTCCAGCCGCGCGGACGGCGCCGCTCGCGCACCAGCTCAGGGCCAGCCAGGATAAACCCGCGCTCGTCGCGCTCGACGACACCGGCGAGCCAGTCGGTGTTGGGGGCCGCTCCAATAAAGATAAATAGCGAATTGGCACTTAGCGTCTGGGTCTCGCCGGTGGCGGCGTCGTGGACGGTAATCGCCTCCAGGTTGCTCTCGCCCTTGACGGCCGTGACGCGGGTGCGGGAACGCACGGCAATATTTTCGGTCTGGGCGATTTGCTCGATGAGGTACTGCGACATGCTCGCCGTGAGCGATTCGCCGCGCACCAGCATCGTCACCTGCCTCGCGTAGCGCGCGAAGTAGACGGCGGCCTGGCCGGCGGAGTTGGCCCCGCCCACGATAAAGACATCTTCATTGCTGCAGGCGAGCGCCTCGGTCTGGGCGGCTCCGTAGTAAACCCCGGCCCCGGTGAGCGCCTCCGCCCCCGGCACCTCCAGTTTGCGGTAGGACACCCCGGTGGCGATGAGAAGCGCGTGGCAGCTCACCTCGCTGCTGTCCGCCAGGGTGACCACCCGGTAGGGCGGTTCGATGCGGATGCTGGTCGCCTCCTGCGGGGAGAGAATCTCGACACCGAAGCGGCGGGCCTGCGCCACCGCCCGCCGGGCCAGATCCGCGCCGCTGAGACCCACCGGAAAGCCCAGATAATTCTCGATGCGCGAGCTGGACCCCGCCTGCCCCCCCGGCGCCTGGCGCTCGACTATCACGGTGCTGAGGCCCTCCGAAGCGCCGTAGACCGCCGCTGCGAGCCCCGCCGGACCACCCCCTACGATCATCAGGTCATAAAAAGGCCGCTCCGCCCGGGTGCGCAGCCCTAATTTCTGAGCAATCTCGGCGTTGGTCGGCTGCGCCAGGCGCGAGCCGTCCGCAAAGACCACCAGCGGCAGGTGCACCTGATCGTCCCCGGCGGCGGCGAGCAACTGCTGTGCCTCCGGTTGGATTTCGAGATCGAGCCACTGGTAGGGCACCTGCTGGCGGGCCAGAAAATCTTTGACCCCGTGGGACTGGGGCGACCAGCGGTTGCCCACGACCCGGATGCCTTCGAAGGGCGGCTTGTGGTTGGCAAGCCAGTCATCGAGCAAGTCGTCGAGCACCGGGTAAAGCCTTTCCTCGGGCGGATCCCAGGGTTTGAGCAGATAGTAGTCGGTGCGCACGCTATTGATGGCGCGGATGGCGGCGTCGGTGTCGGCGTAGGCGGTGAGCAACACCCGCTTCGCTTCCGGAAATAGCGGCAGCGCCTTTTCGAGAAATTCGACACCGCTCATCTGGGGCATGCGCTGGTCGACTAGAAACAGCGCCACCGGCTGGTTGCGCAGTTGCAGCTGTTTGAGCGTGGCGAGGGCCGAAGCGCCCGAATCGGCCCTCAATACCCGAAACCGGCCGCCATATTTGCTTTGCAGGTCGCGCCCCACCGCCTGCAAAACCTCAGGATCGTCGTCGATCGTCAGCATTGCCGGTTTAGCCATGAACTCCTTGCGCCCCCGAAAGTTGTCATGTAAATCTAGATTCTCATTTTAAGAGCTGAGGGCCCAAACCTCCGGCAAAGTGTCGAGGCGAGCGGGTACCATGCGGCACCAACTTTTGGTCCCTGTTTTTTGGGAAAAGGAGTGCGCGGTCACCGGGCCGGGCCGTCAAAACGGGTACGGCGGGAGCAGCGCAGTTTTAAAAGCCAGCGGCATCTTTCATCGGGAGCATCAGGGTCAGGGGCTCGACTGGTGCTGCGAGAAAACCGCGTCGCAGATAAAAATCTCCGGCACGCTCTGAGATCGTATGCACGAGAATGGCACGTACCCCAATCACCTCACTGACCTGGATGACACGCAGCACGGCGTCTTTGACGAGACCCTTGCCGTACCCCTGACCTTCGAGTTTTCGATCCACAGCGAGTCTGCCGATCACGGCCACGGGAATGGGGTCGGGCATGTTGCGACGGACTTTTCCTGGCGCAATGCTCAGGCTCACCGCACCCATGGCCAGGCAGTAGTAGGCAAGGATCCGGTTTTCGCGACAGACGACAAAGGTCCGGGAGGCGCCCGCCTCGTGGTTTCTCATCGCGTGCTGCTTGAGCCACGTGTTCAATTGCGGCTCAGCGCAGTCGAATTCTTCGAGTCGGTGATGCGCCGCGAGCAGTTGCGGCGCACTCGGCTTGCTTTGGTTCACTGGGGTGACTCTGGGCGTACCTTGGTGCTACTCCCAGGGAGCCTTCGCGCTCAGGGTGGTGAGTAGGCGTTCGTTGAGCTGGGGCGGACCTTCCAGGGCCGCGATGAACTGAGCGTAGGCGGCTTCGTCGAGATGGAAAAAGAGCCGCTCCAACAAGACCGTTTCAGCGGCACGCAAGGAACTTTCGATCATGAAATCGGAGCGGCTCTTGCCGAGCGCTGCCGCCGCCTGGTCGATCAATTCGCGTTGGCTCTGCTTGGCCCGTAAATTGATCACGATGTCCTTGGAGGGGGTGGGGCGATCTGCGATTGCCATGGCCGTTTCCTGCCGGTTGGGTGAACCACGCACTGCTGTATGCTCAACGTACACACAAAACAGGGCGGCGTCAACCGTCGGGGCTCCGTTGCAAAAACCGGTTGTGCTCGGGGGTTCCGTCGCAAAAACGGCGGTGCACAACGGAACAATGATGGCGAAGATCCTTGCAAGACAGCTCCCTCAAGATCGTTCGAAGCAGGGTGTCAAAGCCCAAGACAAGCAATTCCTGTCAGCTCTGTCGGGAGCAAAATGCCAGGGGATGGGCAATGCAGTCCTCGACCGCTACGATGACGCCTGGTACCTACTGCAGACCCCACCCGGTCTGCTCACCTGTCACCAGTGAAGACCGACACGCTCTTCTATCGCCTCTTCCAGATCTTCCCGGCCACACTTTTCGAGCTACTTGGGGCGGACCCCGCCCTCGCTTCCGACTACGAGTTTCGCTCCGTCGAACTCAAGCAAACCGCCTTCCGTCTCGACGGCGTCTTCGTGCCCACCACTCCCGGCCGGCCGCTGTACTTTGTGGAGGTGCAGTTCCAGCCCGACCGCCGGTTCTACTCGCGCCTTTTCACGGAAATCTTCCTTTATATCCACCAGTTGGCCCCCGCGAGTGACTGGCGGGTACTGGTGCTGTTTCCCGGGCGCAGCGCCGACCCGGCTGACCAGCCCGCCTTCGCGGACTTGCTTTCGGGCAGTCGGGTGCATCGGCTTTACCTTGACGAGCTCGAACCGGGCTTGTCTCCTTCGCTGGGGGTGGGTCTGGTGCGGCTGGTGGTCGAAGACGAGCGCAGTGCGGTGGAGCGGGCCAGACAGTTGCTGGTGCAGGCCGTGCGCGAGCCGATGGACGAAGCGGCGCGTCGTCAGGCCCTAGAATTGATAGAGACGTTCATCGTCTACAAGCTGCCACAGATGAGCCGCCAGGAGATCGAGGCCATGTTCGGGTTGGACGAGCTGAAGCAGACGCGTTACTTTCAGGATGTGCAGGCGGAAGCCAGGCAGGAGGAAGCGCTCGCGCTGGTCACTCGATTGCTGACTAAGCGGTTCGGACCCCCCGATGCAACGGTGCAGCAGCGGTTGCGGGGGTTGAGTCTAGAGCAGATAGAGGCGTTGGGCGAAGCGCTACTGGACTTCAAGGAAGAAGCAGATTTGCGCGCCTGGCTTGCAGCGCTGTCGAAACGGGGCTGAGGCGGCGACCAGATGGTGCCAGCACTGCAGTATGGGGCGGGGCCGCGTCGTGCTGCAGCCATCATCCAGACCCTGTCCATGCGCGCAGCAAACAAAAATCTGTATCGCGCCTGGGCCGGTAAAATGATCTGACGGCCGCAAAACGTCAACTTTGGACGATACCCGCCATGACCCACCCGTTTCTGGAATTGCTGCGCCACAGGATCGTTGTCTTCGACGGGGCGATGGGTACGTCGATTCAACAGATGGGCCTGGGGCCGGAGGACTTCGGCGGCGCCCACCTCGAAGGGTGCAACGAATACCTAGTGCTCTCCAAACCGGAGGCCATCGAGCAGGTGCACGCGAGCTTTCTGGAGGCCGGGGCCGATGTGATCGAGACCGATACCTTCGGCTGCAGCACAATCGTCCTGGCCGAGTACGGCATCGAAGCGATGGCCTACGAACTGTCGAAGGCGGCGGCGGCCCTGGCCCGGCGGGTGGCCGATCGCTACTCCACCCCGGATAAACCGCGTTTTGTGGCCGGTTCAATTGGCCCCGGCACCAAGATTGCCACCCTCGGCCAGACCGATTACGACGCGCTCAAAGAAGCCTACCTGGACAATGTGCGCGGACTTATCGACGGTGGGGCGGACGTGCTGATGATCGAGACCTGCCAGGATCTGCTGCAGATCAAGGCCGTGCTCGCGGCGGCGGCGATTGCCTTTGACGAGCGGGGGGTGCGCCTGCCGGTGATCACCTCGGTGACCCTCGAGCGCGACGACCGCAACGTGGCGGACAAGATGCTGGTAGGTTCGGACATCGCCACGGTGGTAAGCGCCCTGCAGCCTTACACCATCGACGTCTTGGGCCTCAACTGTGCTACCGGCCCCGACTTGATGAGCGAGAACATCCGCTATCTCTCGCACAACTCGCCTTTTTATATCTCGGTCATCCCCAACGCCGGCTTGCCGGAGAATATCGGCGGTCACGCCCACTACCACCTCACCCCCGAGGAACTGGTGCGCTACGTGCGCCACTACGTGGACGACCTGGGGATCAATATTGTGGGCGGCTGCTGCGGCACCACCCCGGAACACATTCGGGCATTGGCGACGGCGGTTTTGGGTGTCAAACCCCGCAATCGCTCCGTAGAAGTGGTGCCCCAGGTCAGTTCGCTCTACAGCGCGGTGCCGATGCACATGGATCCGGCGCCGTTGCTGGTGGGCGAGCGCCTCAACTCCAACGGCTCCAAAAAATTCCGCGAATTGCTGCTTGCCGAAGATTGGGATGGGATCGCCGGGATGGCCCGCGAGCAGGAGCGCGAGGGGGCGCACGTGCTCGATGTGTGCGTCGATTACGTCGGGCGCGACGGCGTGCGCGACATGGGCGAGGTGATCTGCCGCCTCAAGACCCGCTCGACGCTGCCCCTGATGATCGATTCGACCGAGATCCCGGTCATCCATACCGCCCTCAAACAACTGGGCGGACGGGCCATCGTCAATTCGATCAACCTCGAAGACGGCGAGGTGCGTCTGCAAAAACTGCTGCCTTTGTGCCGCGAATTCGGCTCGGCGGTGGTGGCGCTCACCATCGACGAAGGGGAGGGCATGGCCCGCACAGCGGAGCGCAAGCTGGCAGTGGCCCGGCGCATCCACGATCTGACCGTGCACAAGTACGGGATGAAAAGCGAAGATCTGATCTTCGACCCGCTCACCTTCACCCTCGGCTCCGGCGATGCCGACTCGCGCCGGCTCGGCATCGAGACCCTCGCAGGCATTCGCCTGATTAAAGAAAACCTGCCCGGCGTGCGCACGATCCTGGGCCTGTCGAACATTTCATTCGGACTCAACCCCGCCGCCCGCCAGGCGCTCAATTCGGTCTATCTCTACTACGCGGTCCAAAACGGCCTGGATATGGCCATCGTGCACGCCTCCAAGATCCTACCCCTCAACCGCATCGAAGAAGAGGAGCGCGAATTGCACCGCAAGTTGATCTTTGACGAGCACGACCAGGGCGATCCGCTGCAGAATCTGCTTGCCTTCTACGCCAAACAAGAAGGCGGCGGCAAGGCGCGCAAAGCGGCGGTGGTCGATGTCTCCGCCCCGGTCGAGGAGCGTCTGCGGCGGCGGATCATCGACGGCAACCGCGTTGGGCTCGATAAAGATCTCACCGAAGCGCTCCGGATCTACGCACCCCTCGACATCATCAACCAGCACCTGCTGGACGGCATGCGGGTGGTGGGCGAACTGTTCGGCAGCGGCCAGATGCAGTTGCCCTTCGTGCTGCAGTCGGCCGAGACGATGAAGGCGGCGGTGGGTTATCTCGAACCGTTCATGGCAAAAAGCGATCATTCCGCCAAGGGCACGGTGGTAATCGCCACGGTCAAAGGCGACGTGCACGACATCGGCAAAAACCTGGTCGATATTATTCTTTCTAACAACGGCTATCGGGTGATCAACCTCGGTATCCGCCAGCCGGTCGAGAACATTATTGCTGCCTTCGGGGAGCACCAGGCCGACTGCATCGCTATGAGCGGTCTGCTGGTCAAATCGACCGCCTTCATGAAAGAAAACCTCGAAATCTTCAACGAGCGCGGCATCACCGCCCCGGTGATTCTGGGCGGAGCCGCCCTGACCCGCCGGTTTGTCGAATCCGACTGCCAGCAGGTCTACAGAGGCAAAGTGATCTACGGCAAGGACGCCTTTGCGGATCTGCACTTTCTGGACGCGTTGGTGGAGGCCAAGGCCAAGAGCGCCTGGAAGGACGGCGAGGGCTTCGTAGACGGCTTCGCACCTATGGGCGAAGAACTGAAGCGCCTGATGGCAAGCGCCGAGGGTGGCGCCCCACCCGCCCCGACCCGTTTGCGCTCCAGCGAGGCGCTCCTCCAGCCTCCGGCGGATGGCCCCATCGTTCGCTCGCGGGTGGCTATTGATGTGCCGCGCCCGCGCCCGCCCTTTTGGGGCACCCGCATCCTGGCACCGGGCGAGTTGGATCTCAGCGAAGTGCTCCGGTATCTGGATCTCAACGCCCTGTTCGCCGGGCAGTGGAATTACCGCAAAAGCCCGGATCAAAGCCGCGCCGAATACGAAGCGAAGCGCGACGCCGAGATGGGGCCGGTGCTCG
Protein-coding sequences here:
- a CDS encoding HlyD family efflux transporter periplasmic adaptor subunit, which codes for MQTQKPLIDTPEVPKPPAPKRQPLRQTAVWLVGIPLTLLALGGAIGIRQFLQPAPAPAVRPQVPAAPKAVTSLGRLEPEGEVIALSAPTFLEGARVAQVRVEEGQQVRRGQVVAVLDRRARLAAALAQTSRQVEVAQARLAQVQAGAKAGDLGAQRSAIARLAAELRIAQRELQRFEALHDTGAISASQLDDKRLVVETLNGQLQQARSALVAIAEVRPTDLRTAAAEIAAARAVEARARAELDTAYVRALQDGRILKIRTRPGEMVSGEPIAEMGRTERMEAVAEVYEDDLSRLRVGQKASVRSLNGAFSGRLQGTVYRIVPLIGKKDVLDTDPAADVDARVAEVRIRLDAADSRRVADLTNLKVEVAIDG
- the devC gene encoding ABC transporter permease DevC, which codes for MDSFRMPLAWLQLRRERTRLLVGVSGITFAVVLIFMQMGFRSALFDSAVGMHSGLQGEIVLISPRSVALIAMEQFSKRTLYQALGTAGVASVSPIYVESALWRNPETRVTRNIRVYGFNPNEHVFALPGVTEQRPLLNEPDTVLFDRGSRSEYGPVPRLIERQGEVVTEVDERRVSVRGLITLGVSFGSDGHLITSDQNFLRIFAKRRSKGFIDIGLIRLVPGTDTARVLADLRARLPQNVRVLTKQEYKDFEVNYWNTSTPIGFTFTLGAIMGFVVGSIIVYQVLYTDVAEHLAEYATLKAIGYGDRYFLGVVFQSAVILAALGFVPGLAIAWGLYELTRSATLLPLFMVVDRSLLVLGLTFGMCLLSGMVAVRKLRDADPADIF
- a CDS encoding TetR/AcrR family transcriptional regulator — its product is MATDRANAPSPRKRATARGEKTRAAILHTAAQLASVEGLENLSIGRLATELGRSKSGLFAHFGSLTELQLAIIEQARAIFSAEVLERLSPESRGLAALEQLCDAWLGYIEREVFAGGCFFMAISTEFDSRPGPVREKLALFMGYWLGNLERRIREAQELGELPADIEPAQLAFEIHALGMGANWALQLFDDPKALQRARLAIRERLAQLAGGPIDL
- a CDS encoding FAD-dependent oxidoreductase, with the protein product MAKPAMLTIDDDPEVLQAVGRDLQSKYGGRFRVLRADSGASALATLKQLQLRNQPVALFLVDQRMPQMSGVEFLEKALPLFPEAKRVLLTAYADTDAAIRAINSVRTDYYLLKPWDPPEERLYPVLDDLLDDWLANHKPPFEGIRVVGNRWSPQSHGVKDFLARQQVPYQWLDLEIQPEAQQLLAAAGDDQVHLPLVVFADGSRLAQPTNAEIAQKLGLRTRAERPFYDLMIVGGGPAGLAAAVYGASEGLSTVIVERQAPGGQAGSSSRIENYLGFPVGLSGADLARRAVAQARRFGVEILSPQEATSIRIEPPYRVVTLADSSEVSCHALLIATGVSYRKLEVPGAEALTGAGVYYGAAQTEALACSNEDVFIVGGANSAGQAAVYFARYARQVTMLVRGESLTASMSQYLIEQIAQTENIAVRSRTRVTAVKGESNLEAITVHDAATGETQTLSANSLFIFIGAAPNTDWLAGVVERDERGFILAGPELVRERRRPRGWTLDRDPFLLETSVPGIFVAGDVRCKSVKRVASGVGEGSIAVQFIHQYLSKVGT
- a CDS encoding GNAT family N-acetyltransferase, producing the protein MNQSKPSAPQLLAAHHRLEEFDCAEPQLNTWLKQHAMRNHEAGASRTFVVCRENRILAYYCLAMGAVSLSIAPGKVRRNMPDPIPVAVIGRLAVDRKLEGQGYGKGLVKDAVLRVIQVSEVIGVRAILVHTISERAGDFYLRRGFLAAPVEPLTLMLPMKDAAGF
- a CDS encoding DUF1778 domain-containing protein, with the translated sequence MAIADRPTPSKDIVINLRAKQSQRELIDQAAAALGKSRSDFMIESSLRAAETVLLERLFFHLDEAAYAQFIAALEGPPQLNERLLTTLSAKAPWE
- a CDS encoding Rpn family recombination-promoting nuclease/putative transposase codes for the protein MKTDTLFYRLFQIFPATLFELLGADPALASDYEFRSVELKQTAFRLDGVFVPTTPGRPLYFVEVQFQPDRRFYSRLFTEIFLYIHQLAPASDWRVLVLFPGRSADPADQPAFADLLSGSRVHRLYLDELEPGLSPSLGVGLVRLVVEDERSAVERARQLLVQAVREPMDEAARRQALELIETFIVYKLPQMSRQEIEAMFGLDELKQTRYFQDVQAEARQEEALALVTRLLTKRFGPPDATVQQRLRGLSLEQIEALGEALLDFKEEADLRAWLAALSKRG
- the metH gene encoding methionine synthase, with the translated sequence MTHPFLELLRHRIVVFDGAMGTSIQQMGLGPEDFGGAHLEGCNEYLVLSKPEAIEQVHASFLEAGADVIETDTFGCSTIVLAEYGIEAMAYELSKAAAALARRVADRYSTPDKPRFVAGSIGPGTKIATLGQTDYDALKEAYLDNVRGLIDGGADVLMIETCQDLLQIKAVLAAAAIAFDERGVRLPVITSVTLERDDRNVADKMLVGSDIATVVSALQPYTIDVLGLNCATGPDLMSENIRYLSHNSPFYISVIPNAGLPENIGGHAHYHLTPEELVRYVRHYVDDLGINIVGGCCGTTPEHIRALATAVLGVKPRNRSVEVVPQVSSLYSAVPMHMDPAPLLVGERLNSNGSKKFRELLLAEDWDGIAGMAREQEREGAHVLDVCVDYVGRDGVRDMGEVICRLKTRSTLPLMIDSTEIPVIHTALKQLGGRAIVNSINLEDGEVRLQKLLPLCREFGSAVVALTIDEGEGMARTAERKLAVARRIHDLTVHKYGMKSEDLIFDPLTFTLGSGDADSRRLGIETLAGIRLIKENLPGVRTILGLSNISFGLNPAARQALNSVYLYYAVQNGLDMAIVHASKILPLNRIEEEERELHRKLIFDEHDQGDPLQNLLAFYAKQEGGGKARKAAVVDVSAPVEERLRRRIIDGNRVGLDKDLTEALRIYAPLDIINQHLLDGMRVVGELFGSGQMQLPFVLQSAETMKAAVGYLEPFMAKSDHSAKGTVVIATVKGDVHDIGKNLVDIILSNNGYRVINLGIRQPVENIIAAFGEHQADCIAMSGLLVKSTAFMKENLEIFNERGITAPVILGGAALTRRFVESDCQQVYRGKVIYGKDAFADLHFLDALVEAKAKSAWKDGEGFVDGFAPMGEELKRLMASAEGGAPPAPTRLRSSEALLQPPADGPIVRSRVAIDVPRPRPPFWGTRILAPGELDLSEVLRYLDLNALFAGQWNYRKSPDQSRAEYEAKRDAEMGPVLERLKYQVIEQQLLHPQVAYGYFPCQAEGNSLHIYSFESFERFQQSGDPADLSVCARLAFPRQKGQDHLCIADYFADAASGQIDALALQAVTVGHIASEHGQKLFKADRYSEYLYYYGLSVQTAEALADWTHARIRRELGIDGQDAAEMRRLVAGGYRGARFSYGYPACPNLEDQAILLDLVDAAKIDLAMDESHQLLPEQSTTAIVCHHPEARYFAV